In the genome of Ktedonobacteraceae bacterium, one region contains:
- the rpe gene encoding ribulose-phosphate 3-epimerase: MIGLVPSILSADFTRLGEQVREAEAAGAERIQIDVMDGHFVPNITMGPMVVEAVRRCTKLPLEAHLMITNPEQYVEDFARAGADVIIVHQEVSPHLHRIVQQIKAAGKMAAIALTPSTPVFMLEDILSLLDMVLIMTVNPGFGGQEFIPETLPKITHLRRRIAERGLHCDIEVDGGIHEATVPLVVKAGANLLVAGSAVYNQHESVAQAMARLRNAIPAGM; encoded by the coding sequence ATGATTGGATTAGTGCCCTCTATTCTTTCCGCGGATTTCACGCGCCTGGGCGAGCAGGTGCGCGAGGCAGAAGCGGCAGGCGCAGAGCGCATCCAGATCGATGTAATGGATGGTCACTTTGTGCCGAATATCACTATGGGGCCGATGGTGGTTGAGGCGGTGCGCCGCTGCACGAAGCTGCCTCTTGAAGCGCACCTGATGATTACCAATCCCGAACAGTATGTTGAAGACTTCGCACGGGCCGGGGCCGATGTCATCATCGTGCATCAAGAGGTCAGTCCGCACCTGCATCGCATTGTCCAGCAGATCAAAGCGGCGGGAAAGATGGCCGCTATCGCCCTCACGCCCTCAACGCCGGTCTTCATGCTCGAAGACATCCTCTCGCTGCTCGACATGGTGCTGATCATGACGGTCAATCCTGGCTTTGGCGGGCAAGAATTTATTCCCGAAACACTGCCCAAAATCACTCACCTGCGCCGAAGGATTGCTGAACGCGGGTTGCATTGTGATATCGAGGTTGATGGCGGCATTCATGAGGCAACGGTGCCACTCGTCGTGAAGGCCGGGGCGAATCTGCTGGTTGCCGGTTCTGCCGTCTATAACCAGCACGAAAGCGTGGCCCAGGCGATGGCAAGGCTGCGCAACGCTATCCCGGCGGGGATGTAG
- the pgl gene encoding 6-phosphogluconolactonase produces MNIAIYPNIDVISQEAAQYIARVARESIAARGRFTIALSGGTTPRKLYGLLGDEPYRGQIDWVLTHIFWSDERCVPPDDEESNYHLAHEVLLSKISIPAVQVHRMPANMPNRDAASREYADEMRRVFGTSGIPEFDLIQLGMGPEGHTASLFPHQASLHEQERLVMPVSVPKPPPDRLTFTPPLLNAARNVLFLVTGSDKSGAVHAVLESPYNPDEYPAQIVRPPNGEVTWMIDTAAAQQLQTKGEQV; encoded by the coding sequence ATGAATATTGCGATTTATCCGAATATCGATGTGATTAGCCAGGAGGCAGCACAATATATTGCGCGCGTCGCCAGAGAATCTATTGCGGCGCGTGGCCGCTTCACCATTGCTTTGTCGGGCGGCACAACGCCGCGAAAGCTGTATGGTCTGCTGGGCGATGAGCCGTACCGCGGCCAGATCGACTGGGTGCTGACACATATCTTCTGGTCAGACGAGCGCTGCGTGCCACCAGACGATGAAGAGAGCAACTATCACCTGGCACACGAGGTGCTCCTGAGCAAAATCTCTATTCCCGCGGTTCAGGTGCATCGCATGCCTGCCAATATGCCCAACCGCGATGCTGCTTCACGGGAATATGCGGATGAGATGCGGCGTGTTTTTGGCACGAGCGGTATACCGGAATTCGATCTCATCCAGCTAGGCATGGGGCCGGAGGGCCATACAGCCTCGCTTTTCCCCCACCAGGCCTCGTTACATGAGCAGGAGCGCCTGGTGATGCCGGTTTCCGTTCCCAAGCCGCCACCTGACCGTTTGACCTTCACCCCACCACTCTTGAACGCTGCTCGCAACGTGCTATTCCTGGTAACGGGCAGCGACAAATCCGGGGCGGTGCATGCCGTTCTTGAAAGCCCATATAATCCCGATGAGTACCCCGCGCAGATTGTGCGCCCACCCAATGGCGAGGTGACCTGGATGATTGATACGGCAGCGGCACAGCAATTACAAACTAAAGGGGAACAGGTTTAA
- a CDS encoding glucose-6-phosphate dehydrogenase assembly protein OpcA, translating into MTNDIARGPGVRLPWAGKIVNIEEVETQLSLLWKISADNMRTGQNVNVRTSVLNLVICAPDIESAQHASRVLRELSSTHLARVAILILDKSEEQPDGLWTWVTLRCFSMFSDLMRHCFEQTTVLATGSAIRAIGNIMQPLLKPDLPVYLWWLGDPPDIKDPTFNNLMEISNRVIFDSTGFFNPEQDIYTLAALPDAYPDAALSDLNWGRITPWLQLVAQFFDTPEYRPYLAGVNAIEIEHAVIPLMAQVRTEQGDVSPNPARALLLAGWLKTRLGWELAADTTGNHHDTAGGTYSWTMERSPRSTRLLTSPRSKAGKGNASISIRPQVQAEMRPGSICLVRLTSNIENKRATFTIRLAGDTEHVFTSVELGHEIRSKRLVSLTAVHNEGELLHNELEVLSHDSLFEQILREVAGLLEDSSLRSE; encoded by the coding sequence ATGACGAATGATATCGCCAGAGGCCCGGGAGTTCGTTTACCATGGGCAGGGAAAATAGTAAACATAGAGGAAGTTGAGACACAACTGTCGCTGCTGTGGAAAATATCTGCCGACAATATGCGTACCGGGCAGAATGTGAATGTACGCACCAGCGTTCTCAACCTGGTCATTTGCGCGCCCGATATCGAGTCGGCGCAGCATGCCAGCAGGGTACTGCGCGAACTATCAAGCACGCACCTGGCGCGTGTGGCTATCCTGATTCTGGATAAAAGCGAAGAACAACCTGATGGACTGTGGACATGGGTGACGCTGCGTTGTTTCTCGATGTTCTCAGACCTGATGCGGCACTGTTTCGAGCAAACGACGGTGCTGGCAACGGGCAGCGCGATACGGGCCATCGGCAATATTATGCAGCCTTTGCTCAAACCGGATTTGCCGGTCTACCTGTGGTGGTTGGGCGATCCACCGGATATCAAAGACCCCACCTTCAACAATCTGATGGAAATCAGCAATCGCGTGATCTTTGACTCAACGGGATTTTTCAATCCAGAGCAGGATATCTATACACTTGCGGCACTCCCTGATGCCTATCCTGATGCGGCGCTGAGCGATCTGAATTGGGGACGCATTACGCCCTGGCTACAACTGGTTGCGCAATTTTTCGATACACCGGAGTATCGACCTTACCTTGCAGGCGTGAATGCGATAGAGATCGAGCATGCGGTTATTCCTCTGATGGCCCAGGTACGCACGGAGCAGGGTGATGTGTCTCCCAATCCGGCGCGGGCGCTGCTGCTGGCGGGTTGGTTAAAGACACGCCTTGGTTGGGAACTAGCTGCTGATACGACGGGAAACCACCATGATACTGCCGGTGGCACATACTCCTGGACGATGGAGCGATCACCGCGTTCAACGCGCCTGCTTACCTCGCCCAGAAGCAAGGCGGGGAAAGGGAACGCAAGCATTTCGATCCGGCCACAAGTGCAGGCCGAAATGCGACCCGGCTCAATCTGCCTCGTGCGGCTGACCAGCAACATCGAGAACAAACGCGCGACATTTACGATTCGCCTCGCGGGGGATACCGAGCATGTATTCACTTCGGTCGAACTGGGGCATGAAATCCGCTCCAAGCGCCTGGTGAGCCTGACGGCGGTACACAACGAGGGCGAACTGCTGCACAACGAATTAGAGGTCTTGAGCCACGATTCCTTGTTTGAGCAAATATTGCGCGAGGTGGCTGGATTGTTGGAAGATTCTTCGCTGCGCTCAGAATGA
- the zwf gene encoding glucose-6-phosphate dehydrogenase: MPQRSVVEAPNPLREGLRIKHSPEPCVMVIFGATGDLTHRKLLPALYNLALETPLPAGFSVVGFARRPYTDEQFREQALESINQYSRQKPVNPQVWESFAAGIHYLQSDFHSPAGYEKLNTLLNTLDHERGTGGNRIFYLSTPPSQYPEIIQNLGAAGLNKSRKGWTRIIIEKPFGHDLASARELNRQVAKVFREEQVYRIDHYLGKETVQNILVFRLANGIFEPVWNRRYVDHVQITVAENIGLEGRGAYYEESGAIRDMVQNHVLQLLTLVAMEPPIAFDANAVRDEKVKVLHALQPLVGQDVLAQTIRAQYGPGWVGGRQVPGYTEEPGVSPTSTTETYVALKVFIDSWRWAGVPFYLRTGKHLPKRVSEIAIQFKQAPLMLFKRSEAHGQVEPNVLTLRIQPDEGISLKFGAKVPGTEMQIRSVNMDFFYGSSFFREQPEAYERLLLDCMLGDSTLFTRRDEVEAAWAFIQGILDEWKNEPRETIATYESGSWGPQVADEFIWRDNRRWRRP, from the coding sequence ATGCCTCAACGTAGTGTAGTGGAGGCTCCTAACCCTCTGAGGGAGGGTCTGCGCATAAAACATAGCCCTGAGCCGTGCGTGATGGTGATATTTGGGGCGACGGGCGATCTGACGCACCGGAAGTTATTGCCGGCGCTGTATAATCTGGCGCTTGAGACGCCGCTGCCGGCGGGCTTTTCGGTGGTCGGGTTCGCGCGTCGCCCGTATACAGATGAACAGTTTCGTGAACAGGCGCTGGAATCAATCAATCAATATTCACGCCAGAAGCCGGTGAACCCACAGGTATGGGAGAGTTTCGCGGCGGGCATCCATTACTTGCAATCGGATTTTCATAGCCCGGCAGGTTACGAGAAATTGAATACGCTGCTCAATACGCTTGATCATGAACGAGGTACGGGTGGCAATCGCATTTTTTATCTATCGACGCCGCCAAGCCAGTATCCCGAAATCATCCAGAATCTGGGCGCGGCGGGTCTGAATAAGAGTCGTAAGGGATGGACGCGCATTATTATCGAGAAACCGTTTGGACACGATCTGGCCTCGGCGCGCGAGTTGAACCGGCAGGTGGCGAAAGTGTTCCGGGAGGAGCAGGTGTACCGCATCGATCATTACCTTGGGAAGGAGACGGTGCAGAATATTCTGGTATTTCGCCTGGCGAACGGGATTTTTGAGCCGGTGTGGAACCGGCGCTATGTGGACCATGTGCAGATCACGGTGGCGGAGAATATCGGCCTGGAGGGTCGAGGCGCTTACTATGAGGAGTCGGGCGCGATACGCGATATGGTGCAGAATCACGTGCTGCAACTGCTGACACTGGTGGCAATGGAGCCGCCGATTGCTTTCGACGCTAACGCGGTACGCGATGAAAAGGTGAAGGTGCTGCACGCGCTGCAGCCATTGGTCGGGCAGGATGTGCTGGCGCAGACGATACGCGCCCAGTACGGTCCCGGCTGGGTGGGAGGACGCCAGGTGCCGGGCTATACAGAGGAGCCGGGCGTTTCGCCAACATCGACAACGGAGACATACGTGGCGCTGAAGGTGTTCATCGATAGCTGGCGCTGGGCAGGCGTTCCGTTTTACCTGCGCACCGGCAAACACCTGCCCAAACGGGTGAGTGAAATCGCGATCCAGTTCAAGCAGGCGCCGTTGATGTTGTTCAAACGCAGCGAGGCGCATGGGCAGGTTGAGCCGAATGTGCTGACGCTGCGCATTCAACCGGATGAGGGCATTTCGCTGAAGTTTGGGGCGAAGGTGCCGGGCACGGAGATGCAGATTCGCTCGGTAAACATGGATTTCTTTTATGGGTCTTCGTTTTTTAGGGAACAGCCCGAGGCCTACGAGCGTCTTTTGCTTGATTGCATGCTGGGCGATTCAACGCTCTTTACGCGCCGTGACGAGGTAGAGGCGGCATGGGCATTCATCCAGGGCATTTTGGACGAGTGGAAAAATGAGCCGCGAGAGACGATTGCGACCTACGAATCTGGCTCGTGGGGTCCGCAGGTGGCAGATGAGTTCATCTGGCGCGATAATCGCAGGTGGCGGCGTCCATAA
- the tal gene encoding transaldolase — translation MAQNPLLQLKELGQSPWYDNIDREQLVSGQFKRLLDEDGICGVTANPTIFQKSISHGHAYDEQMTELIRAGKSSNEIYEALVIRDVQTVADMLRPIYEKANRQDGFVSLEVSPELAHNTEGTLAEVRRFWKMVDRPNLMIKIPATPEGIPAVRQALTEGINVNITLIFSLDSYRQVANAYISALEDRNAAGQDISHIASVASFFVSRVDTLVDKLLEEKIQATSDSAEQQKLKALEGKAAIANARVVYQEFRQIFDSPRFESLKHAGAHLQRVLWASTSTKNPAYRDVLYAEELIGPDTVDTMPLETIENFRDHGRVSRTVDKDVPQAKAELDALEQVGIHYDQVMQQLLDEGVQKFADSFHELFKGIEGKRQAIAQQVAH, via the coding sequence ATGGCACAGAATCCATTATTGCAATTGAAGGAGCTGGGACAAAGCCCATGGTATGACAATATTGACCGCGAACAACTGGTTTCGGGTCAGTTCAAACGGTTGCTGGATGAGGATGGCATCTGCGGGGTGACGGCGAATCCAACGATTTTTCAGAAGTCGATCAGCCATGGTCATGCGTATGACGAGCAGATGACGGAACTGATCCGGGCGGGCAAGAGTTCGAATGAGATTTATGAGGCGCTGGTGATTCGCGATGTTCAGACGGTGGCGGATATGCTGCGACCGATTTATGAGAAGGCGAACCGGCAAGATGGTTTTGTGAGCCTGGAGGTTTCGCCGGAGCTGGCGCATAATACAGAGGGCACACTGGCGGAGGTACGCCGTTTCTGGAAGATGGTAGACCGCCCGAATCTGATGATCAAGATACCGGCGACGCCGGAGGGCATTCCGGCGGTACGGCAGGCGCTGACCGAGGGGATCAATGTGAATATTACGCTGATCTTCTCGCTCGATAGTTATCGCCAGGTAGCCAACGCGTACATTTCGGCGCTGGAAGACCGCAATGCCGCGGGCCAGGATATCAGTCACATTGCCTCGGTTGCCAGTTTCTTTGTGAGCCGCGTGGATACGCTGGTAGATAAGCTGCTGGAGGAGAAGATTCAGGCGACGAGCGACAGCGCGGAACAGCAGAAGCTGAAGGCGCTGGAGGGGAAGGCGGCGATTGCTAACGCGCGCGTGGTGTACCAGGAGTTTCGACAGATTTTTGATTCGCCGCGCTTTGAGTCGCTGAAACATGCCGGCGCGCACCTGCAGCGCGTGCTATGGGCCAGTACGAGTACGAAGAATCCTGCTTATCGTGATGTGCTGTACGCGGAGGAATTGATCGGGCCTGATACGGTGGATACGATGCCGCTGGAGACCATCGAGAATTTCCGCGACCATGGCAGGGTCAGCCGCACGGTCGATAAGGACGTTCCGCAGGCGAAGGCGGAACTGGATGCCCTGGAGCAGGTGGGGATTCACTATGACCAGGTGATGCAGCAGTTGCTGGACGAGGGGGTACAAAAGTTCGCCGATTCGTTCCATGAGCTTTTCAAGGGGATTGAGGGGAAACGGCAGGCAATCGCGCAGCAGGTTGCGCATTAG
- the mutS gene encoding DNA mismatch repair protein MutS yields the protein MLFEEYLKEHPQQHSPVRAQYLQIKRQHPDAILFFRMGDFYEMFDDDAEIVARELELALTRRDFGRGEYSPMAGIPHHAADGYIARLVSKGYRVAVCEQTSDPALSKGLVEREVIRIVTPGTVIDPAMLAAKRNNFLAGVVVGRDAVGIAYVDITTGEFAVTQFGTPEPEIALQQEIARVGPAEVIVEARYSRQGAQSRKRRWLAAVMSEKTVTRVGSNGNPHADVEAALAATRKTYGQDEERGPDEEQELEDDAGASGKEKGQINSIDEDEDEEDDYAPLAKVLRGVAGHVTPYDARYFTEDDARHRLLSHFEVASLEGFGCAHLPLAIRAAGAVLAYLQETQKGLLHQLTSLETYFVSEFMTLDAHTRRNLELFESGRTGSVKGSLLWVLDKTRSPMGGRLLRRWIGQPLLNIEILRHRQQIIGELLNDTLTQARLVEGLKKAGDIERLINRVRQRIATPRDLVALAAGLRAAAQVRASLSGDAEQAMPSVAQLIEGLADNEDTIALIERAIVDEPPLSAAEGGVIRAGYNEELDRIRHASQDGRQWIAELEQRERRRTGIANLKVGYTKVFGYFIEVTNSNLSRVPADYVRKQTLSTGERYITSDLKEYETLVLNAQERMNKLESELFAQLRADIAGQAERVLATAHTLAEIDVYLSLAEVAGRSNYCRPQLNDGDTIHIVAGRHPVIELAQSETPFIPNDAELSNAHAQILIITGPNMAGKSTYLRQVALITLMAQIGSYVPAEAATIGIVDRIFTRIGAQDDLATGQSTFMVEMVETANILHHATPRSLVILDEIGRGTSTYDGLAIARAVVEYLHNNRRCGARTLFATHYHELVEVAKMLPRVRCLNVAVTEEEGHVVFLHKIVPGGADKSYGVHVAQLAGIPRPVIHRAEEILEELERKGDAKVRRKAMKDLPTPMAMQMTLFAAESHPVVEELKSLVIDELTPIEAIGKLYELQRKARGG from the coding sequence GTGTTATTCGAAGAGTATCTGAAGGAGCACCCACAGCAGCATAGCCCTGTACGGGCACAGTATTTGCAGATCAAGCGCCAGCACCCAGATGCTATCCTCTTCTTTCGCATGGGCGATTTTTATGAGATGTTCGATGATGACGCGGAGATTGTGGCGCGAGAGTTGGAGCTGGCGCTGACCAGGCGCGATTTTGGCCGCGGCGAGTACTCTCCCATGGCGGGCATTCCCCATCACGCGGCAGATGGCTATATCGCGCGGCTGGTGAGCAAGGGCTATCGCGTGGCGGTGTGCGAGCAGACGAGCGATCCGGCGCTCTCTAAGGGGCTGGTTGAGCGCGAGGTGATACGGATCGTGACGCCGGGCACGGTGATTGACCCGGCGATGCTGGCGGCAAAACGCAATAACTTCCTGGCAGGGGTGGTGGTGGGGCGGGATGCAGTGGGAATTGCATATGTGGATATTACGACGGGCGAGTTCGCGGTGACGCAGTTTGGCACGCCCGAACCGGAGATAGCGCTGCAACAGGAGATCGCCCGTGTGGGGCCGGCGGAGGTGATTGTGGAGGCGCGCTACAGCCGGCAAGGTGCGCAGAGTCGCAAACGGCGCTGGCTGGCGGCAGTGATGAGTGAGAAGACGGTGACGAGGGTGGGCAGCAACGGGAATCCGCACGCGGATGTTGAGGCGGCACTCGCTGCGACGCGGAAAACCTATGGGCAGGATGAAGAACGAGGGCCTGACGAGGAACAGGAACTTGAGGATGACGCGGGCGCGTCTGGCAAGGAAAAGGGCCAGATCAATAGTATCGACGAGGATGAGGACGAGGAGGATGACTACGCGCCGCTGGCGAAGGTGTTAAGGGGAGTTGCCGGCCATGTGACGCCATATGATGCGCGCTATTTTACGGAGGATGATGCGCGGCATCGCCTGTTATCGCATTTCGAGGTGGCCTCGCTGGAGGGTTTTGGCTGCGCGCACCTGCCGCTGGCAATACGCGCGGCAGGCGCGGTGCTGGCCTATTTACAGGAGACGCAGAAAGGGTTGCTGCACCAACTGACCTCGCTGGAAACGTATTTTGTCTCCGAGTTTATGACGCTGGACGCGCACACGCGGCGCAATCTTGAACTCTTCGAGAGCGGGCGCACCGGCTCGGTGAAAGGGTCATTGTTGTGGGTGCTGGATAAGACGCGCAGTCCGATGGGTGGCCGGTTATTGAGGCGCTGGATTGGGCAACCACTGCTGAATATCGAGATTCTGCGACATCGCCAGCAAATCATTGGCGAGCTGCTGAACGATACACTGACCCAGGCGCGGCTGGTGGAAGGATTAAAGAAGGCGGGAGATATTGAACGCCTCATCAACCGTGTGCGGCAGCGTATCGCGACGCCACGCGACCTGGTGGCGCTTGCAGCAGGACTGCGGGCGGCAGCACAGGTGCGCGCAAGTCTGTCCGGCGACGCGGAACAGGCGATGCCGTCGGTGGCACAGTTGATCGAGGGGCTGGCGGATAACGAGGATACGATTGCGCTGATCGAGCGGGCGATTGTGGATGAGCCGCCATTGAGCGCTGCCGAGGGCGGAGTTATCCGAGCCGGCTACAACGAAGAACTCGATAGGATTCGACACGCTTCACAGGATGGGCGGCAATGGATCGCGGAATTGGAGCAGCGGGAGCGGCGTCGCACGGGTATCGCGAACCTCAAAGTTGGCTATACGAAGGTTTTTGGCTATTTCATCGAGGTGACAAACTCCAACCTGAGCCGTGTTCCTGCTGATTATGTGCGCAAACAGACACTTTCCACGGGCGAGCGCTACATCACGTCCGATCTGAAGGAGTACGAGACGCTGGTGCTGAACGCGCAGGAGCGTATGAATAAGCTGGAGAGCGAGTTGTTTGCGCAATTGCGGGCCGATATCGCGGGGCAGGCGGAGCGCGTCCTGGCCACGGCGCATACACTGGCGGAGATCGATGTGTACCTGAGCCTGGCGGAGGTGGCCGGTCGCTCCAATTATTGCCGGCCACAGTTGAATGATGGCGATACCATTCATATCGTCGCCGGGCGCCATCCGGTAATCGAGCTGGCGCAGAGCGAGACGCCGTTTATTCCCAATGACGCCGAACTCTCTAACGCTCACGCGCAAATCCTGATTATTACCGGTCCCAATATGGCAGGCAAGTCGACGTATTTGCGGCAGGTGGCCTTGATTACATTGATGGCACAGATCGGCAGTTATGTACCGGCTGAGGCGGCGACGATTGGCATTGTTGATCGTATATTCACACGCATCGGGGCGCAGGACGACCTGGCGACGGGGCAGAGTACGTTTATGGTTGAGATGGTGGAGACGGCCAATATTCTGCATCATGCGACGCCGCGCAGCCTGGTAATCCTTGATGAGATCGGGCGCGGGACGAGTACATATGATGGGCTGGCGATTGCGCGCGCGGTGGTTGAATACCTGCATAATAACCGCAGGTGCGGGGCGCGCACACTGTTTGCGACGCACTACCATGAACTGGTGGAGGTGGCGAAGATGCTGCCGCGTGTGCGCTGCTTGAATGTAGCGGTGACGGAGGAAGAGGGACACGTGGTGTTCCTGCACAAGATCGTGCCGGGGGGCGCGGATAAGAGTTATGGGGTACATGTGGCGCAGCTGGCAGGTATTCCACGCCCGGTAATCCATCGCGCGGAAGAGATACTGGAAGAACTCGAACGCAAGGGAGATGCGAAGGTGCGACGCAAGGCGATGAAAGATCTGCCCACACCAATGGCGATGCAGATGACGCTGTTCGCGGCGGAATCGCATCCTGTGGTGGAAGAGTTGAAGTCCCTGGTAATCGATGAGCTGACGCCGATTGAGGCGATTGGGAAGTTGTATGAGTTGCAGAGGAAGGCGCGGGGAGGGTGA